The DNA segment CCGCGAACGCACCATCGAGCTGTGCCACGGCGCCGACCCGATCTGCAGCCCGGCCGACCCCAACACCTGGGAAGGCAACTGGCCCGACCACGCGGCCAGGGCCTACATCAACGCCGGAATGGTCAATCAGGCCGCCGACTTCATCGCCGGCCGCATCTGACCTAGTCGATGACGCGCAGGTCCCGGGTGACCAGCGTGCGTGCGGCCAACTCGTCGTCCGGCGGATAGTCCACGCCGACGAGGGTCAGCCCCTGCGGCGGTGCCGCGGCGAAATCGCTGGATCGGCGGGTCGCGGTCAGCAGCCCCGCACACCAGCCGGGTTCGCGGCGATGCTCACCCACCGCGATCAGCGCACCGACCAGCGAGCGCACCATCGACCAGCAGAACGCGTCGGCGGTGACGTGCGCGGTGAGCAGATCGCCGTCGCGGGTCCAGTCCAGCCGCTGCAGGTCGCGGATCGTCGTCGCCCCCTCACGGTGCCGGCAGAAGGCCGCGAAGTCGCGCAGCCCGACCAGTTCGCGGCTGCCCGCATTCATCGCCTCGACGTCGAGGGGCCGCGGCCAGGCCGTCACGTAGCGCGCCAGGTGCGGTTCCACACCGTAGGGCGCGATGCCGAGCCGGTAGACGTAGTGGCGGCGCAACGCCGAGAAGCGGGCGTCGAAACCCGCGGGGGCGCGGGTGATGTCGCGGACCCGCACATCGGGGGGTAGGAATCGGCTCAGCCGGCGCACCAGCGGGCCGAACTCTGGGTCGGCGGGCCGCGGGGTGCGCGGATGGGCGTGTGCCAGCGCGTCGCCCGGCACGTCGGCGTGGGCGACCTGTCCGGTGGCGTGGACGCCCGCGTCGGTACGCCCAGCCGCCCGCACCACCACCGGCGTGCGGAACACCGTCGACAGCGCGCCGTCGATCAGCCCGGCGACCGTGCGCTGACCGGCCTGGGTCGCCCAGCCGGCGAAGTCGGTGCCGTCGTAACTGACATCGAGCCGAAGACGAATCACCGGGCGAGCGTAGCGACGGGAGAGACGAACGAGCCCGCCATCGGATTCGATGGCGGGCTCGTTCATGGCGTCACTAGGACTTGTCAGCGTCCGAGGCCTCGTCGGCGGTCGGATCGTCGGTCTCGGTCGACCGCGACGCCTCGGTGGCCGTGGTGTCCTCCGCCTCGGGCAGAGCGTCACCGGACTCGACAGCCGACGAATCGTCGGTGTCGGGGCCCTCGGCGGCCTCCGGCTCGACCGACGCCTGCGGTGCCCCGGCAGCGGCGACCGGAGCGGTCTGCGTGCTACCGGCGGCCCGGCGGGCCCGGTTCGCTTCAGCGGTCACCGTCTTCTCGCGCACCAGCTCGATGACCGCCATCGGGGCGTTGTCGCCCTTGCGCGGCTCGACCTTGATGATGCGGGTGTAGCCACCCTCGCGGTCAGCGAAGAACGGCCCGATCTCGGCGAACAGGGTGTGCACGACATCCTTGTCCCGGATCTTCTTCATCACCTCACGCCGGTTGTGCAGCGCACCCTTCTTGGCGTGGGTGATCAGCTTCTCCGCGTACGGACGCAGCGCCCGTGCCTTCGGCTCGGTCGTCTTGATCCGGCCGTGCTCGAACAGCGACGTGGCCAGGTTGGCCAGGATCGCCTTCTGATGCGACGACGATCCGCCGAGGCGAGGACCCT comes from the Mycolicibacterium litorale genome and includes:
- the rplQ gene encoding 50S ribosomal protein L17; this translates as MPKPTKGPRLGGSSSHQKAILANLATSLFEHGRIKTTEPKARALRPYAEKLITHAKKGALHNRREVMKKIRDKDVVHTLFAEIGPFFADREGGYTRIIKVEPRKGDNAPMAVIELVREKTVTAEANRARRAAGSTQTAPVAAAGAPQASVEPEAAEGPDTDDSSAVESGDALPEAEDTTATEASRSTETDDPTADEASDADKS
- the truA gene encoding tRNA pseudouridine(38-40) synthase TruA, producing MNEPAIESDGGLVRLSRRYARPVIRLRLDVSYDGTDFAGWATQAGQRTVAGLIDGALSTVFRTPVVVRAAGRTDAGVHATGQVAHADVPGDALAHAHPRTPRPADPEFGPLVRRLSRFLPPDVRVRDITRAPAGFDARFSALRRHYVYRLGIAPYGVEPHLARYVTAWPRPLDVEAMNAGSRELVGLRDFAAFCRHREGATTIRDLQRLDWTRDGDLLTAHVTADAFCWSMVRSLVGALIAVGEHRREPGWCAGLLTATRRSSDFAAAPPQGLTLVGVDYPPDDELAARTLVTRDLRVID